In Erigeron canadensis isolate Cc75 chromosome 8, C_canadensis_v1, whole genome shotgun sequence, the DNA window aGAAAATGACTTTTCTTGTAAGTTTATTTATCCGTTAGAACTCAAGTAGCTTGATTTGAGAAATTGGTCATATACATACACTCAAGTGGAGGTGATTTTTTACTAACAAggagcaagggtgtagtcggctaattttatcggcaaaaaccaTCGGCTAAATCGGCAATGCTATAGCACGTCACTCGGCAAGTAtcggcaagtttaatcggcGAGAATTGGCATGctacatcggctagttttggccgatcaaagtgaacgttgggagtgtcctttttgaccttttttttttgttttttatgagatttgaatgttgggagtatttttttttcccttttccatcttctatatatacaaacacataTTTACCAAACAACAAACTATCACATACATCACTACTATCACATACAATCAAACACCAAACTATCAAATTTCATAAGGCAAAATGTCTGACGATGAACTACCCGTGTATATAATTCCTGAATTTTCGTCGTCGTCGTCATCGTCATCGTCTTCTGGCGGCTTCGAGTTTTTGGCGTCTGTTGCTCTTGCAGCCTTAGAAGAAGACACTGCATCTTCTTCTGCAAACTCACGAAGATATATTTGGAGAGATCGGTACTCGGCTCATGAAAGATTGATGAACATGTACTTTGTGGATGAGCCGATGTTTGAGGATGATGTCTTTCGCCAGAGATATCGTATGTCGAGGaggttgtttttgaaaatcGTGGAAGATATCACTGCAGCATTTTCATGGTTTCGGTCTTCGGTAAGTGCGGCGGGTATTAGAGGGTTCTCGGCGATTCAAAAGTGCATGTGCGCGCTACGGCAACTCGCGTACGGCAACCTCGCCGACAACTATGATGAGGGGTTGTCGTTCTCTACTAGAACGGCCCGTGAGTGTCTAGACAACTTTTGCATTGCCATAAAGTATCTTTATGGTAAAGAGTATTTGCGTTCTCCGACTAGCCACGATGTTGCGTGTTTATATGAGGCGCATGAAGCCCGACATCATTTTCCTGGCATGATCGGTAGCATAGATTGTACCCACTGGAGTTGGAGAAATTGTCCACATAGTTTGCGTGGTCAATACCACCGGGGTGATCA includes these proteins:
- the LOC122610403 gene encoding uncharacterized protein LOC122610403; translation: MSDDELPVYIIPEFSSSSSSSSSSGGFEFLASVALAALEEDTASSSANSRRYIWRDRYSAHERLMNMYFVDEPMFEDDVFRQRYRMSRRLFLKIVEDITAAFSWFRSSVSAAGIRGFSAIQKCMCALRQLAYGNLADNYDEGLSFSTRTARECLDNFCIAIKYLYGKEYLRSPTSHDVACLYEAHEARHHFPGMIGSIDWDGIYPPWSCFLKAYAYPVARKEKVLKNLQESARKDVERAFGHLKNKWAIIERPARMRDKEKIINAVYTCVILHNMILKDDGNTISPVYIRDTPNDIRATDPNFLYRLHNKETHYMLRRDITEHVGDLDIDV